Proteins from a single region of Sporosarcina sp. P33:
- a CDS encoding ABC transporter permease codes for MFSAVFGSVEQGIIYAIMALGVYLTFRVLDFPDLTVDGSFVTGAAVAATMIVFDYHPLVATLTAIVVGFFAGCITGLLHTKGKINPLLSGILMMIALYSINLRIMGLTTESSVGRPNIPLLNAETIFSKFQGFWSNLGIDGMINGFLSGLGIEHLPSTWGTLFLMILVVIVIKFIADWFLQTEVGLAIRATGDNKKMIRSFSANTDTLVILGLGISNALVAFSGSLIAQYGKFADNGMGIGMIIIGLASVIIGEAIFGTKTIFRTTLAVVIGAVIYRIVLGLSLRVKILDSGDMKLITAVIVIAALIIPQILEKRREKARKAKRQSERIAMKASQGGHSIVETGPNQ; via the coding sequence ATGTTTTCAGCTGTATTTGGCTCAGTTGAGCAGGGTATCATCTATGCGATCATGGCACTCGGAGTGTATCTGACATTCCGGGTGCTTGATTTTCCAGATTTAACAGTGGACGGAAGTTTTGTAACAGGCGCAGCGGTGGCTGCTACGATGATCGTCTTTGACTATCATCCGCTTGTTGCAACACTTACCGCGATCGTGGTAGGCTTTTTTGCTGGATGTATAACAGGTTTATTACATACCAAAGGAAAAATCAATCCACTTTTATCCGGAATCCTCATGATGATAGCTCTTTACTCGATAAACCTTCGGATAATGGGACTGACTACCGAAAGTTCAGTAGGCCGCCCAAATATTCCGCTATTAAATGCAGAAACGATTTTCAGTAAGTTCCAGGGATTCTGGAGTAATCTAGGTATTGACGGAATGATTAACGGCTTCTTATCAGGACTCGGCATAGAACATCTGCCTTCTACATGGGGAACATTATTCCTGATGATTCTCGTGGTAATTGTAATTAAATTTATTGCGGACTGGTTTTTACAGACTGAAGTCGGCTTGGCAATCCGCGCAACAGGCGATAATAAAAAAATGATTCGCAGTTTTTCTGCCAATACAGATACTCTCGTTATTCTCGGATTAGGTATTTCTAACGCATTAGTCGCTTTCTCAGGTTCTCTGATTGCGCAATACGGAAAATTCGCCGATAACGGGATGGGGATCGGTATGATCATCATCGGCCTGGCTTCTGTAATTATTGGAGAGGCAATATTCGGAACGAAAACTATTTTCCGTACGACATTGGCAGTCGTAATTGGTGCTGTCATTTACCGTATCGTACTCGGACTGTCACTGCGCGTAAAAATCCTGGATTCCGGAGACATGAAACTGATTACAGCAGTAATTGTAATTGCTGCTTTGATCATTCCGCAGATTTTGGAAAAGAGACGGGAAAAAGCACGTAAAGCGAAAAGACAATCTGAACGAATTGCAATGAAAGCATCACAAGGGGGTCACAGCATTGTTGAAACTGGACCAAATCAATAA
- a CDS encoding ABC transporter ATP-binding protein, whose product MLKLDQINKIFNEATPDEKVALDQINLHLKPGDFVTVIGSNGAGKSTMMNMISGALTPDFGNIFIDSKNVTRLPEFKRSKMIGRVFQDPMAGTAPAMTIEENLAMAYSRNKRRSLHRGVDKKRKDLFRTSLETLHLNLENRMTAKVGLLSGGERQALSLLMATFTQPSILLLDEHTAALDPSRAELITDLTKRLVEKDQLTTLMVTHNMQQALDLGNRLIMMDKGQIILEVGEEQKRHLTIAKLMDEFQRIRGEQLNSDAALLSV is encoded by the coding sequence TTGTTGAAACTGGACCAAATCAATAAAATTTTTAATGAAGCGACTCCGGATGAAAAAGTGGCGCTCGACCAGATCAACCTGCATTTAAAGCCGGGCGACTTCGTTACGGTGATCGGCAGTAACGGAGCGGGGAAATCAACAATGATGAATATGATTTCCGGTGCCCTGACACCTGACTTCGGCAATATATTTATTGATAGTAAAAATGTTACGCGACTCCCAGAGTTTAAACGCTCCAAAATGATTGGCCGTGTGTTCCAGGATCCGATGGCGGGAACAGCGCCCGCTATGACGATTGAAGAGAATCTGGCGATGGCCTATTCACGTAATAAACGCCGTTCACTGCACCGCGGTGTAGATAAGAAACGAAAAGATTTATTCCGCACATCACTGGAAACGTTACATTTAAATCTCGAGAACCGAATGACGGCAAAAGTAGGACTGCTGTCAGGCGGGGAGCGGCAGGCGCTGTCACTGCTGATGGCGACATTTACACAACCGTCCATCCTGCTGCTTGACGAGCATACAGCAGCACTTGACCCGTCACGTGCCGAGCTGATCACTGACCTGACGAAGCGCCTGGTTGAGAAAGATCAGCTGACGACATTGATGGTTACGCATAATATGCAGCAGGCACTGGACCTCGGGAATCGTTTGATCATGATGGACAAGGGACAGATTATCCTGGAAGTAGGAGAAGAACAGAAACGGCATCTGACCATTGCGAAGTTAATGGATGAATTCCAGCGGATTCGCGGTGAACAATTAAACAGTGATGCTGCATTACTGTCTGTATAA
- a CDS encoding branched-chain amino acid aminotransferase, with amino-acid sequence MIMTRLPMQIQLTQSKKEKPDPSTLVFGKTFTDHMLIIDYEEGKGWHNHRITPYAPLTLDPAAIVLHYGQTVFEGMKAYRSEDGTIRLFRPDENMKRLNYSLDRLCMPRIDEANALYALNLLLQIEQDWIPALEGTSLYIRPFVIATEAFLGVAPAKKYQFYIILSPVGSYYKEGIHPVKILVENEFVRAAKGGTGSAKTAGNYAAALKAQETADKQGYSQVLWLDSTERKYVEEVGSMNIFFKINGEVVTPAINGSILEGITRKSILQLLRHWNIPVAERKISMDEIRAAYECGELEEVFGTGTAAVISPVGELNWDGYKMIIGNGETGELSAKLYNTLTNIQTGKESDPFDWVYEIKKPIAHLA; translated from the coding sequence ATGATTATGACGAGATTACCTATGCAAATACAATTAACACAAAGCAAAAAGGAAAAACCGGACCCCAGCACACTCGTTTTTGGGAAAACATTTACCGACCATATGCTAATTATAGACTATGAAGAAGGTAAAGGATGGCATAATCACCGTATTACTCCTTACGCACCATTGACGCTTGATCCAGCCGCAATCGTTCTTCATTACGGACAGACTGTTTTTGAAGGCATGAAAGCTTATCGTTCAGAAGACGGGACGATTCGTCTGTTCCGTCCGGATGAAAATATGAAGCGCCTGAATTACTCGCTGGACCGACTGTGCATGCCGCGTATCGACGAGGCGAATGCGCTGTACGCACTGAATCTGTTACTGCAAATAGAGCAGGATTGGATTCCTGCACTGGAAGGAACTTCACTTTACATTCGGCCATTCGTCATTGCAACAGAGGCTTTCCTGGGCGTGGCTCCTGCAAAGAAATATCAATTCTATATAATTTTATCTCCTGTCGGCTCGTATTACAAAGAAGGCATCCATCCTGTCAAAATTCTCGTGGAAAATGAATTTGTCCGTGCGGCTAAAGGCGGAACAGGCAGCGCCAAAACTGCAGGCAACTATGCAGCTGCTTTAAAAGCACAAGAAACAGCAGACAAACAAGGCTATTCGCAAGTTCTATGGCTCGACAGCACGGAACGTAAATACGTTGAAGAAGTAGGCAGCATGAATATTTTCTTCAAAATTAATGGTGAAGTCGTCACGCCTGCAATCAACGGCAGCATTTTGGAAGGCATTACACGAAAATCGATTTTACAGCTGCTTCGTCACTGGAATATACCGGTCGCTGAACGAAAAATCTCCATGGATGAAATCCGTGCAGCCTATGAGTGCGGTGAACTGGAAGAAGTATTCGGCACCGGAACAGCTGCTGTCATTTCCCCTGTAGGCGAACTGAACTGGGATGGCTATAAAATGATTATCGGGAACGGTGAAACGGGTGAACTTTCCGCTAAACTGTACAATACATTAACGAATATTCAAACAGGCAAAGAGAGCGACCCATTTGACTGGGTGTATGAAATCAAAAAACCTATTGCACATCTTGCCTGA
- a CDS encoding FAD-binding oxidoreductase yields the protein MKKVLIIGAGIAGVSAAYHLSAQQAEVVLVDRQEPGQATKAAAGIICPWASQRRNKAWYALASAGAAYYPELIRSLEEQGEMETGYKKVGALAIHTDVSRLEKKVDLLHTRREQSPEIGEVELLEPGQAAVYFPVLSEDYSAVRISGAAKVEGDKLREALERVAVKRGVQLIRGSATPYAEDGEVRGVMVNGEIVKADQIIVAAGAWAGEFTEPLGKKLQVAGQKAQILHLQSVHESSGDWPVIMPPSTQYLVPFQHGRFVAGATHEDTDHVTIQSTAGGIMEILANALPIAPALREAELAEVRVGIRPHTPNFMPVIGQLPDHPQVWVVNGLGSSGLTVGPLLGKLLSKLVLGEETGWNLESYAVEQIIEDAH from the coding sequence ATGAAAAAGGTACTGATTATCGGGGCTGGAATCGCCGGAGTATCCGCCGCTTATCACTTGTCAGCACAACAGGCGGAAGTCGTGCTGGTCGACAGACAGGAGCCGGGGCAGGCAACAAAAGCTGCAGCAGGCATTATTTGTCCATGGGCCTCTCAACGGCGAAATAAAGCATGGTACGCGCTGGCGTCAGCAGGTGCTGCGTATTATCCTGAACTCATCCGTTCACTGGAAGAACAGGGAGAGATGGAGACAGGGTATAAAAAAGTGGGCGCTTTGGCGATTCATACGGATGTGAGCCGTCTGGAAAAGAAAGTGGACCTGTTGCATACAAGAAGAGAACAAAGCCCTGAAATTGGGGAAGTAGAGTTACTGGAACCTGGTCAGGCGGCGGTCTATTTTCCGGTTTTGTCAGAGGATTATTCAGCAGTCCGAATTTCAGGCGCAGCCAAAGTCGAGGGAGATAAACTGCGGGAGGCATTGGAGCGTGTCGCAGTAAAACGGGGCGTCCAACTGATCCGCGGCTCCGCAACTCCATATGCAGAAGATGGCGAAGTTCGAGGTGTCATGGTCAACGGAGAAATAGTAAAAGCGGATCAAATCATCGTTGCAGCGGGCGCCTGGGCGGGTGAATTTACAGAACCGCTCGGCAAGAAACTGCAAGTAGCCGGACAGAAAGCACAGATTCTTCACTTGCAGTCAGTTCATGAATCATCCGGCGACTGGCCGGTGATCATGCCGCCAAGCACCCAGTATCTTGTACCGTTCCAACATGGCAGATTCGTTGCAGGCGCGACACATGAAGATACAGATCACGTTACTATTCAGTCCACAGCCGGAGGCATAATGGAGATATTGGCGAATGCACTGCCGATTGCTCCCGCATTGCGTGAAGCGGAGCTGGCGGAGGTGCGTGTGGGCATTCGTCCGCATACTCCAAATTTTATGCCTGTGATCGGCCAGCTGCCTGATCATCCGCAAGTCTGGGTTGTCAATGGGCTCGGTTCATCCGGCTTAACGGTCGGACCATTGCTCGGGAAGCTGTTATCAAAATTGGTACTTGGTGAAGAAACAGGATGGAATCTGGAAAGCTATGCTGTTGAGCAAATAATTGAAGATGCGCATTGA
- a CDS encoding pseudouridine-5'-phosphate glycosidase: MRRYVSYSEEVKEAMKYGKPLVALESTIITYGMPYPENVKAAREVQQIIRDNGAVPATIAIMDGKIKIGLTDEELERFGDSKGVVKASRRDISYLIATKQPGATTVAASMFFADLARIRVFTTGAIGGVHRGAEKTMDISADLEEFARTSVAVVCSGAKSILDLGKTLEYLETKGVPVMGYKTDIFPAFYTRSSAHHVDYRMDEIDMMAEMLRVKWNLGLEGSAIIANPIPEEYAMDQEYMDKLVSDALAEAEQSGVSGKNLTPYMLKKVQEMTGGKSLDANIALVKANAELAAKLAVSFNGN, translated from the coding sequence ATGAGAAGATATGTTTCGTATTCAGAAGAAGTAAAGGAAGCGATGAAGTACGGTAAACCGCTTGTTGCATTGGAATCCACTATTATCACGTATGGTATGCCGTATCCTGAAAATGTCAAAGCGGCCCGGGAAGTTCAGCAAATCATACGGGACAATGGGGCAGTTCCAGCAACGATTGCTATTATGGACGGGAAAATTAAAATCGGCCTGACTGACGAAGAACTGGAGCGATTTGGTGACAGTAAGGGGGTTGTCAAAGCTTCCAGACGGGATATCAGTTATTTAATCGCAACGAAACAGCCCGGAGCCACAACAGTCGCAGCTTCGATGTTTTTCGCGGACTTGGCACGTATCCGTGTGTTCACGACAGGGGCCATCGGGGGTGTACACCGCGGTGCGGAGAAAACAATGGATATTTCCGCCGATCTTGAGGAATTTGCACGTACGAGCGTGGCGGTCGTCTGCTCAGGCGCCAAGTCAATATTAGATCTTGGCAAGACGCTTGAATACTTGGAAACAAAAGGTGTGCCTGTTATGGGATATAAAACGGATATATTTCCTGCCTTTTATACAAGAAGCAGCGCGCATCATGTAGATTACCGTATGGATGAAATCGATATGATGGCAGAAATGCTGAGGGTTAAATGGAATTTGGGTTTGGAGGGCAGTGCCATCATCGCCAATCCAATTCCAGAAGAATACGCAATGGATCAGGAGTATATGGATAAACTGGTTTCAGATGCACTTGCAGAGGCGGAACAATCAGGTGTCAGCGGAAAAAATCTCACACCGTATATGCTGAAAAAAGTGCAGGAAATGACAGGC